Proteins co-encoded in one Pseudomonas beijingensis genomic window:
- the pvdN gene encoding pyoverdine-tailoring periplasmic protein PvdN, with protein MNERRTFLKQAAILAAGLPLAANLPATAGADPLPPLPKDKWAQLRSLFDQDPDYLHFSNFLVTTHPRPVREAIERHRAALDKNPGLLMDWDLGVTEEREENVRTWAGRYLQATPKQIALTGSTTEGLSIIYGGVHVAADQEILTTTHEHYATHTILDLRTRRDGTRVRKIKLFENAHNASHEEILTAIERNIRPETRVLGMTWVHSGSGVKLPIDKIGALVDKHNLGRSDEQRIIYVVDGVHGFGVEDLNFPAMNCDFFIAGTHKWMFGPRGTGLVCSRSEEVKYVTPIIPTFSEATAFSTTMTPGGYHAFEHRWAANEAFKLHLQLGKAEVQARIHALNTYLKKQLEAQPQIELVTPLSPELSAGFSFFRVKGRDSDEVAAYLMKNRVIADAVHRDAGPVIRTAPGLLNTEAEIDRFMGLLAKTL; from the coding sequence ATGAATGAGCGTCGCACCTTCCTGAAGCAGGCCGCAATCCTCGCTGCCGGCCTGCCCCTGGCTGCCAACCTGCCCGCCACGGCCGGCGCCGATCCCCTGCCACCGCTGCCCAAGGATAAATGGGCACAGCTGCGCTCACTGTTCGACCAAGACCCCGACTACCTGCACTTCTCCAATTTCCTGGTCACCACCCACCCACGCCCGGTGCGCGAGGCCATCGAGCGGCACCGCGCCGCCCTGGATAAAAACCCCGGGCTGTTGATGGACTGGGACCTGGGCGTCACCGAAGAACGCGAGGAAAACGTCCGCACCTGGGCCGGTCGCTACCTGCAAGCGACCCCGAAGCAGATTGCCCTCACCGGCAGCACCACCGAAGGCCTGTCGATCATCTACGGCGGCGTCCATGTGGCAGCCGATCAGGAAATCCTCACCACCACCCACGAACATTACGCCACCCACACCATTCTCGACCTGCGCACCCGACGGGACGGCACCCGGGTACGCAAAATCAAGCTGTTCGAGAACGCCCACAACGCCAGCCACGAGGAAATCCTCACGGCCATCGAGCGCAACATCCGCCCGGAGACACGGGTGCTGGGCATGACCTGGGTGCATTCGGGCAGCGGCGTGAAGCTGCCCATCGACAAAATCGGTGCCCTGGTGGACAAGCACAACCTGGGCCGCAGCGATGAGCAACGGATCATCTACGTGGTGGACGGCGTGCACGGGTTCGGCGTCGAGGACCTGAACTTCCCGGCGATGAACTGCGACTTCTTCATCGCCGGCACTCACAAATGGATGTTCGGCCCGCGAGGCACCGGCCTGGTGTGCAGCCGTAGCGAAGAGGTCAAGTACGTCACACCGATCATTCCGACCTTCTCCGAAGCCACGGCGTTTTCCACCACCATGACGCCCGGCGGCTACCACGCCTTTGAACATCGCTGGGCGGCGAACGAAGCGTTCAAGTTGCACCTGCAACTGGGCAAGGCCGAAGTGCAGGCGCGCATCCACGCCCTCAACACCTACCTGAAAAAACAGCTGGAGGCACAGCCGCAGATCGAGCTGGTCACGCCCCTGAGCCCGGAGCTGTCAGCGGGTTTCAGCTTCTTCCGGGTCAAGGGCCGCGACAGCGATGAGGTCGCCGCCTACCTGATGAAGAACCGTGTGATCGCCGACGCCGTGCATCGTGATGCGGGGCCGGTAATCCGCACCGCGCCGGGGTTGCTCAATACCGAAGCCGAGATCGATCGCTTCATGGGCTTGCTGGCCAAGACACTCTGA
- the pvdO gene encoding dihydropyoverdine dehydrogenase, which produces MNSFSLTLLPALALAALLPSGAQASQPGQVFRDCKDCPEMVVLPTGTFQMGTPDDEVGREPDEGPLHPVTFAKPLAISRFQVLKGEWFAYLRDTGYTMPDGDERPGRACKAGIPDYQGSDPRKQYTDRHPAVCMDFAEANAYVAWLSKKTGKHYRLVSESLREYAARGGSTGPFPFPFDEGKEYSIAQHANTYGAADGYNFTAPAGSFAPNAFGVYDMHGNVYEWTADCYNENYVGAPSDGSAWLTGKCEFKRIRGNDWGEAPVFSRSGNRNALVPGDRGDWIGFRVARDM; this is translated from the coding sequence ATGAACAGTTTTTCCTTGACGCTACTCCCGGCACTGGCCCTCGCCGCCCTGCTGCCCTCCGGCGCCCAGGCCTCGCAACCGGGCCAGGTCTTTCGCGACTGCAAGGACTGCCCGGAAATGGTTGTGCTGCCCACCGGCACCTTCCAGATGGGCACCCCGGACGACGAAGTGGGCCGCGAGCCCGACGAAGGTCCGCTGCACCCGGTGACGTTTGCCAAGCCGCTGGCAATCAGTCGCTTCCAGGTGCTCAAGGGCGAATGGTTCGCGTACCTGCGCGACACCGGCTACACCATGCCCGACGGCGATGAACGACCCGGTCGGGCGTGCAAGGCTGGCATTCCGGACTACCAGGGCAGCGACCCGCGCAAGCAATACACCGACCGGCACCCGGCGGTGTGCATGGATTTCGCCGAGGCCAATGCCTACGTGGCGTGGTTGTCGAAAAAGACCGGCAAGCACTACCGGCTGGTCAGCGAATCCCTGCGCGAGTACGCGGCACGCGGCGGCAGCACCGGGCCGTTCCCCTTCCCGTTCGATGAAGGCAAGGAATACAGCATCGCCCAGCACGCCAACACCTACGGCGCGGCCGACGGCTACAACTTCACCGCCCCGGCCGGCAGCTTCGCGCCCAACGCCTTTGGTGTGTACGACATGCACGGCAACGTCTACGAATGGACCGCCGATTGCTACAACGAAAACTACGTGGGTGCGCCGAGCGACGGCAGCGCCTGGCTGACCGGCAAGTGCGAGTTCAAGCGCATTCGCGGCAACGACTGGGGTGAAGCACCGGTGTTCTCCCGCTCCGGCAACCGCAATGCGCTGGTGCCGGGTGATCGCGGCGACTGGATCGGTTTTCGGGTGGCGCGGGATATGTAA